In the Paenibacillus sp. FSL H7-0357 genome, one interval contains:
- a CDS encoding GNAT family N-acetyltransferase, protein MMMPEYRLERAGLEDLEQIALLFDEYRVYYGQVSDLQGVQFFLKARLEADESAIWMAVTGNGANKEAGGFAQLYPSFSSVSMQRLWILNDLYVAAELRGQGLGSLLLDGAREFALSTGSKGLTLTTMTDNTTAQRLYVAKGYVRDDEFYTYNLFLNTKQE, encoded by the coding sequence ATGATGATGCCGGAGTATCGTTTGGAACGTGCTGGCCTTGAAGACCTTGAACAGATTGCTCTGCTGTTTGATGAATATCGCGTGTATTATGGCCAGGTTTCCGATCTTCAAGGAGTCCAGTTTTTCCTGAAAGCCAGACTGGAGGCGGATGAGTCCGCAATTTGGATGGCTGTAACGGGGAACGGCGCTAATAAGGAGGCCGGAGGGTTTGCCCAGCTCTATCCATCCTTCTCCTCGGTGAGCATGCAGCGGCTCTGGATACTGAATGATCTGTATGTGGCCGCGGAGCTGCGCGGACAGGGTTTGGGCTCCTTACTGCTGGACGGTGCCCGGGAGTTCGCTTTGAGCACTGGAAGCAAAGGGCTGACCTTGACTACGATGACAGATAATACTACTGCGCAGCGTCTATACGTTGCGAAAGGCTATGTCCGGGATGATGAGTTCTACACTTATAATCTATTTTTGAATACCAAGCAGGAATAG
- a CDS encoding HAD family hydrolase: MDNSNKLAVFFDLDDTLYDHLVPFREAVREVLAPDEDSLDYAELFYKVRHHSDQLWPKYLRGELELEETRVQRLELAFAEYGMDLSREQAAQVQASYIGRQYSIQFIDGVEEQLRRFIALGHKVGIITNGPKAHQMSKLRGLGIDKLISEEMIFISDAVGLAKPDPEIFAHVNRVSGTTAENSLYVGDTWNNDVVGALAAGWKVCWYNPRGRQPGTGHSPSFTFASYQEFSELPLI, translated from the coding sequence GTGGATAACAGCAATAAACTGGCGGTTTTTTTTGATTTGGATGATACTTTGTACGATCATTTGGTGCCTTTCCGGGAAGCGGTACGCGAGGTTTTGGCCCCGGATGAGGACAGTCTGGACTATGCGGAGCTATTTTATAAAGTGAGGCATCACAGTGACCAGCTCTGGCCAAAGTATTTGCGGGGCGAGCTTGAGCTGGAGGAGACACGGGTGCAGCGTCTGGAGCTGGCTTTTGCCGAATACGGGATGGACCTTAGCCGGGAGCAGGCAGCCCAAGTTCAGGCGTCCTACATTGGCCGGCAGTATTCCATTCAGTTCATAGACGGTGTAGAAGAGCAGCTGCGGCGGTTCATCGCTCTTGGGCACAAGGTGGGGATTATCACCAATGGCCCGAAGGCTCACCAGATGAGCAAGCTGCGCGGACTTGGCATCGACAAGCTGATTTCGGAAGAGATGATCTTCATCTCGGATGCCGTTGGGCTGGCCAAGCCGGACCCGGAGATCTTTGCCCATGTTAACCGCGTGAGCGGAACAACAGCGGAGAACTCGCTGTATGTCGGAGATACCTGGAACAATGATGTAGTTGGCGCGCTTGCAGCAGGCTGGAAAGTATGCTGGTACAATCCGCGCGGCAGACAGCCGGGAACCGGTCATAGCCCAAGCTTCACCTTTGCCAGTTACCAAGAATTCAGCGAGCTTCCGCTGATCTGA
- a CDS encoding FAD:protein FMN transferase — MFKNKKTAIILVALVIIIVAVAGIWMLTGNKDKDAASTSDTSGGAKVSEQGGTKSLEQTFYIYDTVVNIKVFGDHAEQKNMDDIQAMLERMDIEFSRTKENGEIYAVNQAAGKEAVTVSDETLDIVKLSIKYAEEMDGLFDPTIGPLVDLWKIGNGGEQVPPQADIEQAKSLTNYKDIIVDEAAKTVKLAKEGMVLDMGGIGKGYAADRIADYLKEQGLDSAMINLGGSSIIALGNKPNGSQWNIGLQDPDKTRGTQLGTIKISNEVIDASGVYERYFMQDNIRYHHILDPRTGFPSQNGLKSITIMSPNATDADALSTGVFLMGLEEGMAYLEALPEDVEAFFITDDNKIYATSGIRERLQLTDPTYSFAE, encoded by the coding sequence ATGTTTAAAAACAAAAAAACGGCGATAATTCTGGTCGCTCTCGTCATCATTATCGTTGCCGTTGCCGGCATCTGGATGCTTACAGGCAACAAGGATAAAGACGCTGCCAGTACCTCCGATACCTCAGGCGGTGCAAAAGTTTCGGAACAAGGCGGAACGAAATCCCTTGAGCAGACTTTTTACATTTATGATACGGTCGTTAACATTAAGGTCTTCGGCGATCATGCCGAGCAGAAAAATATGGACGACATTCAGGCCATGCTGGAACGGATGGATATAGAGTTCAGCCGCACTAAGGAAAATGGAGAAATCTACGCGGTCAACCAGGCAGCAGGTAAGGAAGCTGTTACTGTCTCAGACGAAACTCTGGACATCGTCAAGCTTTCGATTAAATATGCCGAAGAGATGGACGGGCTGTTCGATCCGACGATTGGGCCGCTGGTGGATCTGTGGAAAATCGGCAACGGCGGCGAGCAGGTTCCTCCGCAAGCAGATATCGAACAAGCCAAGAGCCTGACCAATTACAAGGACATTATTGTTGATGAAGCCGCGAAGACCGTGAAGCTGGCTAAAGAAGGCATGGTGCTCGATATGGGCGGAATCGGCAAAGGTTATGCCGCTGACCGGATCGCCGATTATTTGAAGGAGCAAGGTCTGGACAGTGCGATGATCAACCTCGGCGGCAGCAGCATCATTGCCCTCGGCAACAAGCCGAATGGATCGCAGTGGAACATCGGCCTGCAGGACCCCGATAAGACCCGCGGCACACAGCTGGGCACTATCAAGATTTCCAATGAGGTCATCGATGCTTCCGGCGTTTATGAGCGTTACTTCATGCAGGATAATATTCGCTATCACCATATACTTGACCCGCGTACAGGATTCCCTTCCCAGAACGGCTTAAAGAGCATTACGATTATGAGCCCGAACGCAACGGATGCGGATGCCTTGTCCACCGGCGTATTCCTGATGGGGCTTGAGGAAGGCATGGCCTACCTTGAAGCTCTGCCGGAGGACGTGGAAGCCTTCTTCATTACCGATGACAACAAAATCTATGCCACTTCAGGCATTAGAGAGAGACTGCAGCTCACGGATCCAACGTATAGCTTTGCGGAGTAA
- a CDS encoding glycosyltransferase, translating to MHDVSIVIPTRNRISDLTLCIESIGRQTELEDVSIELLIVDDGDIEENVLDYLRKVLAQMPSAELRYYRKTKPGVWLSRYEALNLIDGDIVLSFDDDAELDDPLYIRRMLDTYAADPAIVGVGGIAKGLSSSKSGKLLGVLTCQMSASPGRLSASTLAGSLLLWGETEDTFETDFFHGCNMSFKREALRDMKPYPWMTSYAVADDIYMCHLASKYGKLVINPDMKITHHESPSSRDKAGRVARATAVNHYYLLNLRKAPVKNYVALLWTLTYLAGKSTLKRNFNAVSGYISGILFVLNPRKNKYSEYMLD from the coding sequence ATGCATGATGTGTCTATAGTAATTCCCACGCGCAACCGGATCAGCGATCTTACGCTGTGTATTGAATCCATCGGCAGGCAGACAGAGCTGGAAGACGTCTCGATCGAGCTATTGATTGTTGATGATGGCGATATTGAGGAGAATGTCCTGGACTATTTGCGCAAGGTGCTGGCGCAGATGCCAAGTGCTGAGCTGCGTTATTACCGCAAAACCAAACCTGGCGTCTGGCTCTCCCGTTACGAAGCGCTGAACCTGATCGACGGAGACATTGTGCTCAGCTTCGATGATGACGCCGAGCTGGATGATCCGCTGTATATCCGCCGGATGCTGGACACCTATGCGGCCGATCCGGCGATTGTCGGAGTAGGCGGCATCGCCAAAGGCCTCTCCAGCAGCAAATCCGGCAAGCTGCTCGGCGTGCTTACCTGCCAAATGTCGGCTTCGCCCGGCAGACTGTCGGCCAGCACGCTGGCAGGCTCACTGCTGCTCTGGGGAGAAACGGAGGATACCTTTGAAACGGATTTCTTCCACGGCTGCAATATGTCTTTCAAACGTGAGGCGTTGAGGGATATGAAACCTTACCCCTGGATGACCAGCTATGCCGTGGCTGATGATATTTATATGTGCCATCTGGCCAGCAAATACGGCAAGCTTGTAATCAACCCGGATATGAAGATTACCCATCATGAATCCCCAAGCTCCCGTGATAAAGCGGGACGCGTCGCCCGTGCAACCGCGGTGAACCATTATTACCTGCTCAATCTGCGCAAAGCCCCGGTGAAGAACTACGTTGCCCTGCTGTGGACGCTGACTTATTTGGCCGGCAAATCAACTCTGAAGCGCAACTTCAATGCGGTTTCAGGCTATATCAGCGGCATCCTCTTTGTACTCAATCCCCGCAAGAATAAATACAGCGAATATATGCTGGACTAA
- a CDS encoding DsbA family oxidoreductase has protein sequence MRIDIWSDYACPFCYIGKRRLEHALSQFPDRDKVEVVYRSFQLDPNARADASRDIHDQLAAKYGMTREKAKAMNEQLAEQARGVGLEFNFDTVVHTNTFDSHRLSHYAAAQGKAAAMTERLLRAYFTDTVNIGERSVLVSLAGEVGLDAAETAAMLESDAYAAEVNEDIEEGQRLNITGVPFFVFNNKYAVSGAQPGPVFSEVLETVWAEEKSAPVLQVVGKPQSQAPDAEGCDDGSCSI, from the coding sequence GTGAGAATAGATATATGGTCCGATTACGCCTGTCCGTTCTGTTATATCGGCAAAAGACGGCTTGAACACGCGCTGAGCCAATTTCCTGACCGCGACAAGGTGGAAGTGGTGTACCGCAGCTTTCAGCTGGATCCGAATGCCCGTGCAGATGCAAGCAGGGATATTCATGATCAGCTGGCCGCCAAATACGGCATGACCCGCGAGAAGGCCAAAGCGATGAACGAACAGCTGGCGGAGCAAGCCAGAGGTGTCGGCCTGGAGTTCAACTTCGATACGGTGGTGCATACCAATACCTTCGACAGCCACCGGTTGAGCCATTATGCCGCTGCTCAAGGAAAGGCAGCGGCAATGACCGAGCGGCTGCTGCGCGCTTATTTTACCGATACGGTTAATATTGGAGAGCGCAGTGTTCTGGTTTCGCTGGCCGGCGAGGTTGGACTGGACGCTGCCGAAACCGCAGCGATGCTGGAAAGCGATGCCTACGCGGCTGAAGTGAATGAAGATATTGAAGAAGGGCAACGCCTGAACATTACCGGCGTCCCCTTCTTCGTATTCAACAATAAATATGCGGTATCCGGTGCACAGCCCGGCCCGGTATTTTCCGAGGTGCTGGAGACAGTATGGGCGGAGGAGAAGAGCGCTCCGGTACTGCAGGTTGTCGGCAAACCACAGTCACAAGCACCGGATGCCGAAGGCTGCGATGACGGTTCTTGCAGCATCTGA
- a CDS encoding oleate hydratase, translating into MKREYGNQQVYFVGGGIASLAGAAYLVRDCDFPGKNIHIIEEMKILGGSNDGAGSVEHGYVIRGGRMLNDEAYENLWELLNTIPSIDHPGKSVREEITEFDDANPTHSNARLVNSKGEVEDVLSMGFDMADRLAMGKLIITPEEKMGKARINDWFAPHFFETNFWYMWATTFAFQPWHSAIEFKRYMLRFIHEFPRIQTLEGVTRTPYNQYDSIILPLHKYLEPFGVDFTLKCTVTDLQFKDGDGITVTKMNVLRQGVEDVIEVKDGDLVIVTNGSMTEGSSLGSMSTAPRLNGKGSSWKLWENIAAKKPGLGNPSSFDDHVDGSKWESFTVTFEDSKFFDLMEKFTRNRAGTGALVTFKDSSWFMSVVLAFQPHFRDQPEHVTVFWGYGLYPDKVGDFVKKKMSDCTGAEIMEELIGHLHFEEHKAEIMATANCIPCMMPYITSQFMPRLGSDRPLVVPEGSTNLAFVGQYCEIPDDVVFTEEYSVRAARIAVYTLLGINRPVEPINQYQYDVRTLLSSLVTSLR; encoded by the coding sequence GTGAAAAGAGAGTACGGTAACCAACAGGTTTATTTTGTCGGAGGCGGGATTGCATCCCTTGCGGGTGCGGCATACCTCGTCAGAGACTGCGATTTTCCGGGAAAGAACATCCACATTATTGAAGAGATGAAGATCCTCGGCGGCAGCAATGACGGCGCAGGCAGTGTAGAGCATGGATATGTCATTCGCGGCGGACGGATGCTCAACGATGAAGCCTATGAGAATTTATGGGAGCTTCTCAACACCATCCCTTCGATCGACCATCCGGGAAAGTCCGTCCGGGAAGAAATTACCGAATTCGACGACGCCAACCCTACCCATTCCAACGCCAGACTGGTGAACAGCAAGGGTGAAGTTGAAGACGTATTGTCGATGGGGTTCGATATGGCCGACCGGCTGGCAATGGGCAAGCTGATTATTACACCAGAGGAAAAGATGGGCAAGGCCCGGATTAACGACTGGTTCGCTCCGCACTTTTTCGAGACGAATTTCTGGTATATGTGGGCGACCACCTTCGCCTTCCAGCCTTGGCACAGCGCCATTGAGTTCAAAAGATACATGCTGCGCTTTATTCACGAATTCCCAAGAATTCAAACGCTCGAAGGTGTCACCCGCACACCTTATAATCAATACGATTCGATCATCCTTCCGCTGCACAAATATCTGGAGCCGTTCGGTGTAGACTTTACGCTGAAATGTACAGTAACTGACCTACAGTTCAAAGACGGCGACGGCATCACCGTCACGAAGATGAACGTGCTGCGTCAAGGCGTGGAAGATGTCATTGAAGTGAAAGATGGCGATCTGGTTATCGTCACTAACGGCTCCATGACCGAAGGCTCCAGCCTCGGTTCGATGAGCACCGCACCGCGTCTCAACGGCAAAGGCAGCTCGTGGAAGCTCTGGGAGAACATTGCCGCCAAAAAACCTGGCCTCGGCAATCCATCTTCCTTCGACGATCATGTCGACGGCTCCAAGTGGGAATCGTTCACCGTTACGTTCGAAGACTCCAAATTCTTTGATCTGATGGAGAAATTCACACGCAACCGGGCCGGCACCGGCGCACTCGTCACCTTCAAGGATTCGAGCTGGTTCATGTCCGTAGTGCTGGCGTTCCAGCCGCATTTCCGCGATCAGCCTGAGCATGTTACGGTATTCTGGGGCTATGGGCTGTATCCTGACAAGGTAGGCGATTTCGTCAAGAAGAAAATGAGCGACTGTACCGGGGCAGAAATCATGGAAGAGCTGATCGGACATCTGCACTTTGAAGAGCATAAAGCTGAGATTATGGCAACCGCCAACTGTATCCCGTGCATGATGCCGTATATTACTTCCCAGTTCATGCCGAGACTCGGCAGCGACAGACCACTGGTCGTGCCAGAGGGCTCTACCAACCTCGCATTCGTCGGTCAATATTGCGAAATTCCAGACGATGTGGTGTTCACCGAGGAATATTCCGTCAGAGCGGCCAGAATCGCCGTCTACACCCTGCTCGGCATCAACCGTCCGGTTGAGCCAATCAATCAGTACCAGTATGATGTTCGGACATTACTTTCGAGCCTTGTGACTTCATTAAGATAA
- a CDS encoding HIT domain-containing protein: MTEDFYCDEVLNGKTQVHKVLETENVLAYYHTKPFYPVHIVAIPKKHISSLLTLEEEDTELFLELIGVIKQVAAMVTQEHGACRVLTNLGNYQDSKHLHWHIAFGDPLRSPSFPVEPC, encoded by the coding sequence ATGACAGAGGACTTTTATTGCGATGAGGTATTGAACGGCAAAACCCAGGTACATAAAGTGCTGGAGACAGAAAATGTGCTAGCCTATTATCATACGAAACCTTTTTATCCCGTGCATATTGTAGCTATCCCCAAAAAGCATATCTCCTCACTTCTCACCCTTGAAGAAGAGGACACTGAATTATTTCTTGAGTTAATTGGCGTTATCAAGCAGGTCGCCGCCATGGTAACGCAAGAGCACGGAGCTTGCAGAGTTCTCACGAACTTAGGCAATTATCAGGATTCCAAGCACCTGCATTGGCATATTGCCTTTGGCGACCCGCTCAGATCACCTTCCTTCCCTGTAGAACCTTGTTAA
- a CDS encoding IS110 family transposase: MGKSLHIQGLKGTKFSQQLRGVNLEQVLIVAIDAAKLHQKALICNYFGDILAKPFFFSVNQSGMQTLYHAIEQAVASTGAVRLFLGIEATGHYYEDIVREMAKQGYLVQILNAYTTFEERASALNWCKTDDLDLVAIAHALKSNKATEFRLAEGLQRQLHVLTRARRSEIRKRSTLRMEIRTLMDIVWREFQGYADHQNGRARKIKVFSNFWGKASLFFMEHYPHPAAICKLGETGLRRLSIQHNLKLRVAAIRKLLLVAAESLSSDEQTLRPELLLLRMKLQDLRAFDAKIDTLEQEIEALLLQTDGRVLLTVPGLGVSTAAELYAEIGDVSHYTHAGQLIKKAGTNPVVKQTGGSAGSYGKISKQGNSHLRYVAYLAGRSLCLHNPDLKPFYERLKSRGKHPRSIFVAMGNKMLKIAFAMLRDKKPFLSTKPSCPFAKEINKKLRFSCFITLDVA; this comes from the coding sequence ATGGGGAAATCCCTACACATTCAAGGCTTAAAGGGAACCAAGTTCAGTCAACAACTACGGGGTGTTAACCTGGAGCAGGTCCTCATCGTTGCTATCGATGCGGCCAAACTCCACCAAAAAGCCCTGATCTGCAATTATTTCGGCGACATCCTTGCAAAACCCTTTTTCTTTTCCGTCAATCAATCCGGCATGCAGACTCTATACCATGCCATCGAACAAGCGGTGGCCTCCACTGGGGCCGTACGCCTGTTTTTAGGAATTGAAGCTACTGGCCATTACTATGAAGATATCGTTAGAGAAATGGCCAAGCAAGGCTACCTCGTCCAGATTCTCAACGCGTATACGACTTTCGAAGAGCGGGCAAGTGCGCTGAACTGGTGTAAAACCGATGACCTCGATCTAGTCGCTATCGCTCATGCGCTGAAGAGCAATAAAGCCACCGAGTTTCGTTTGGCCGAGGGCCTTCAACGGCAGTTGCATGTTCTCACCCGGGCCAGACGCTCGGAGATCCGCAAACGCTCCACTCTGCGGATGGAAATCCGAACACTCATGGACATCGTTTGGCGCGAATTTCAGGGCTATGCCGACCATCAGAATGGGCGGGCTCGGAAAATCAAGGTGTTTAGCAACTTTTGGGGAAAGGCCTCCCTTTTCTTCATGGAGCACTATCCACATCCTGCTGCGATTTGTAAGCTGGGGGAAACGGGACTCCGGAGGTTGTCCATCCAGCATAACCTGAAGCTTCGAGTCGCTGCGATTCGCAAGCTCCTTCTGGTGGCTGCGGAGTCGCTCTCATCTGACGAACAAACGCTTCGTCCCGAACTCCTTCTGCTGCGAATGAAGCTGCAGGATCTTCGCGCCTTTGACGCTAAGATCGATACGCTTGAGCAGGAGATCGAAGCCCTTTTGCTTCAGACCGACGGGCGGGTTTTACTTACCGTTCCAGGCCTTGGCGTTTCCACTGCAGCCGAGCTCTACGCTGAGATTGGCGATGTGTCCCATTACACTCATGCCGGACAGTTGATTAAGAAAGCAGGAACGAATCCCGTCGTTAAGCAAACGGGCGGAAGTGCCGGATCTTATGGAAAAATTTCCAAGCAAGGGAACTCTCATTTGCGCTATGTTGCCTACTTAGCCGGTCGAAGCCTCTGCCTGCATAACCCGGATCTCAAACCGTTTTACGAGCGGTTAAAGAGCCGCGGGAAGCATCCTCGCTCCATTTTTGTAGCTATGGGGAATAAGATGCTGAAAATTGCATTTGCGATGCTACGTGACAAGAAGCCCTTTCTCTCCACCAAGCCCTCTTGTCCGTTTGCCAAGGAGATCAATAAGAAGCTCCGTTTTAGCTGTTTCATTACGCTGGATGTTGCCTGA
- the dhaS gene encoding dihydroxyacetone kinase transcriptional activator DhaS, whose product MSTSYLTKKALAQSLKHLMEHTPLNKISVKHLVDDCGLNRQTFYYHFQDIFELLGWIYKTEAVESIAEYRSYNTWTDGFYRIFCYIESNRTFCCNTLDSLGRSHLDAYLYDVTNGLVMGVIQELSSGMEVSAEDKRFIANFYTLAFTGLIIQWMRDGMKDQPKHMIEQLSVLIEGNFLKALHKYEKKLSLP is encoded by the coding sequence ATGTCCACTTCCTATTTGACCAAAAAAGCGCTGGCCCAGTCGTTAAAGCACTTAATGGAGCACACCCCGCTCAATAAAATCTCGGTAAAGCATCTTGTCGACGATTGCGGGCTGAACAGGCAGACGTTCTACTATCATTTTCAGGATATTTTTGAGCTGCTGGGCTGGATTTACAAGACAGAGGCGGTAGAGAGCATTGCTGAGTACCGGAGCTACAACACATGGACGGACGGGTTCTACAGAATCTTTTGTTATATTGAGAGCAATAGAACCTTCTGCTGCAATACGCTGGATTCTCTCGGCAGATCCCACCTTGATGCTTATCTGTACGACGTGACCAACGGCCTGGTTATGGGCGTCATTCAGGAGCTGTCAAGCGGAATGGAGGTTAGTGCCGAAGACAAGCGGTTCATCGCCAACTTCTACACTCTCGCCTTTACCGGACTCATCATTCAGTGGATGCGCGACGGGATGAAGGATCAGCCGAAGCATATGATTGAGCAGCTCAGTGTGCTGATTGAAGGGAATTTTCTGAAGGCGCTGCATAAATACGAGAAGAAGCTGTCGTTACCTTAG
- a CDS encoding amino acid ABC transporter permease yields MNLDWDFILESLPLYGDAMWLTVKLAFWAILFSTVLGLLFSIILYYKVRGLRMVIHAYVELSRNTPLLVQLFFLYYGLPKVGLRLSEVTCAIVGLTFLGGSYMTEAFRSGIEAVSRTQLESGLSIGLSKFQLARYVIFPQAFAISIPSLGANVIFLLKETSIVGAIALMDLMNVAKDLIGMHYKTAESLSLLVLSYLVLVLPLSLVLTWLERKVRYAEFGD; encoded by the coding sequence ATGAATTTGGATTGGGATTTTATACTGGAGAGCTTGCCGCTTTACGGGGATGCGATGTGGCTGACAGTGAAGCTGGCATTCTGGGCGATTCTGTTCTCCACTGTTCTGGGACTGCTGTTCAGCATTATTTTGTATTACAAGGTGCGGGGGCTCCGGATGGTGATTCATGCCTACGTCGAGCTGTCGAGAAATACGCCTCTGCTGGTCCAGCTGTTCTTTCTCTATTATGGCTTGCCCAAGGTAGGCCTTCGCCTGAGCGAAGTGACCTGTGCCATTGTCGGCCTGACCTTTTTGGGCGGCAGCTATATGACCGAGGCGTTCCGCAGCGGAATTGAAGCGGTAAGCCGAACGCAGCTGGAATCCGGGCTCAGCATCGGGCTATCCAAATTTCAGCTCGCCAGGTATGTGATTTTTCCGCAGGCGTTTGCAATCAGCATTCCTTCTCTGGGAGCCAACGTGATATTTTTGCTGAAGGAAACCTCGATTGTCGGCGCCATTGCTTTAATGGACCTGATGAATGTGGCGAAGGATCTGATCGGCATGCATTACAAAACAGCGGAATCCCTGTCGCTTCTGGTGTTGTCCTATCTTGTCCTTGTGCTTCCACTGTCGCTGGTCCTGACATGGCTGGAAAGGAAGGTAAGATATGCAGAATTCGGGGATTGA
- a CDS encoding amino acid ABC transporter permease — MQNSGIEVLFEGSNFERLLGGLLVTIEISFISIAIAMVLGIVMGLLRTLNSKPLRFVLRLYLEAFRIIPILVWLYVVHFSFTPLLDIDISGEATSILVFSLWGAAEIGDIVRGALESMPKHQDESGKALGLSKGQLYRYILIPQAVRRMVPGSINLATRMVKTTSLVVLIGVIEVVKIGQQIIELGVIKAPNASFWVYGFIFILYFAVCFPLSRISKRIERRWQN, encoded by the coding sequence ATGCAGAATTCGGGGATTGAGGTGCTGTTTGAAGGATCGAATTTTGAGCGGCTGCTGGGCGGTCTGCTGGTCACGATAGAGATTTCGTTCATTTCCATTGCAATTGCAATGGTGCTTGGCATTGTGATGGGGCTCTTGAGAACCCTGAATTCGAAACCGCTAAGATTTGTCCTGCGGCTCTATCTGGAGGCCTTCAGAATCATTCCGATTCTGGTCTGGCTCTACGTGGTACATTTTAGTTTTACTCCCCTGCTCGATATCGATATCAGCGGAGAGGCTACCTCTATCCTGGTATTTAGTTTATGGGGAGCAGCCGAAATCGGAGATATCGTACGCGGGGCATTGGAATCGATGCCAAAACATCAGGACGAATCCGGCAAAGCGCTGGGCCTCAGCAAAGGGCAGCTGTACCGGTATATTCTGATTCCGCAAGCGGTCCGCAGAATGGTGCCGGGTTCGATCAATCTGGCCACACGCATGGTAAAAACTACCTCGCTTGTTGTGCTGATCGGAGTGATCGAGGTGGTGAAGATCGGACAGCAGATTATTGAGCTTGGCGTGATCAAGGCGCCGAATGCTTCCTTTTGGGTCTACGGCTTTATATTCATTCTTTATTTCGCCGTATGTTTTCCGTTGTCCAGGATTTCCAAGAGAATAGAGCGCAGATGGCAAAATTAG
- a CDS encoding amino acid ABC transporter ATP-binding protein — protein sequence MADSREILLEVKGLEKSFGDRKVLNNIELQVAKGEVTVILGPSGCGKSTFLRCLNGLEPIQGGEIRYRGQNLAGNAVDWREVRQHIGMVFQNYELFPHMTVIDNILLGPLKVQKRDGKEALKQAEELLSRVGLLDRKDAYPRQLSGGQKQRIAIVRALCMNPEIMLFDEVTASLDPEMVREVLDVILGLAQQGMTMIIVTHEMGFAKSVGDRVIFMDQGKICETAAPQQFFTKPATERAQHFLDIFQY from the coding sequence ATGGCAGATTCCAGAGAGATTTTGCTGGAGGTAAAAGGGCTGGAGAAAAGCTTTGGAGACCGGAAGGTTCTGAATAATATAGAGCTGCAGGTGGCGAAGGGGGAAGTTACAGTTATTCTGGGCCCGTCGGGCTGCGGGAAGAGTACCTTCCTGCGATGTCTAAACGGCCTGGAGCCGATTCAGGGGGGAGAAATTCGGTACCGGGGGCAGAATCTTGCCGGGAACGCTGTAGATTGGCGTGAAGTAAGGCAGCATATCGGCATGGTTTTTCAAAATTATGAGCTGTTTCCCCACATGACGGTTATAGACAACATTCTGCTCGGCCCGCTTAAGGTACAGAAGAGAGACGGCAAGGAAGCGCTGAAGCAGGCAGAAGAGCTGCTTAGCAGGGTTGGACTGCTGGACCGCAAGGATGCGTATCCCCGTCAATTGTCCGGGGGGCAGAAGCAGAGAATCGCGATTGTCAGAGCGTTATGCATGAATCCGGAAATTATGCTGTTCGATGAAGTGACGGCCTCTCTTGATCCCGAGATGGTGCGGGAAGTGCTGGATGTCATTCTGGGTCTGGCCCAGCAGGGAATGACCATGATCATTGTGACCCATGAAATGGGTTTTGCCAAGTCTGTTGGAGACCGGGTCATATTTATGGACCAAGGTAAAATTTGCGAAACTGCGGCTCCGCAGCAATTTTTCACCAAACCGGCGACAGAGCGTGCCCAGCACTTTCTGGATATATTTCAGTATTAA